The following is a genomic window from Benincasa hispida cultivar B227 chromosome 7, ASM972705v1, whole genome shotgun sequence.
TTACAACCGGATGCTGAGCGAGGGCCATTGCAGCAGCCTTGGCCAAGAGGGCAGTCATTGTGACGCCCTTTGGTTTCACCTGAAATTGTTGTAATATCCCAACTAAATGGTCAAATAATTTCCAAACAGATGCAAATGACGACACGAAATCCAATTAAATTGTGTAAATATTCCATGAACCTTCTCATAGAGCGCATCAAGAGCATCAGTGGACACCGGATAACCAACTCGGAATGTAGGAACAGAGAGACTCTCCACCATATTCTTAGACACCGCCGCCTGCATTGTCGTGAATGGCACAACCGTTGAGCCTGGAACTGGAGGGGGCAAGTTGGAAGGAGCTGCAGCGGCTTTCGATGGAGCAGCGGCAGCCACTAAAGCAGTCTCAGAAGCCACGGGTGAAGCTACATTGCTTACAGCAGGCTTCGAAGGAGCAATTCCTGCCGCAGCCTCCACGTCCGCCGGAGTAATTCGACCGAATGGACCAGTACCAGTCACCGATCCAATATCCACCTTGTGCTGTTTGGCTAGCTTCTTCGCTTGAGGAGTAGCCACAATCTTCCTTGGTCCATCCGACGGAGGTGATGGCTGAGATATTGCCGGAGCAGGACTGGAAGAGGGAGGCGGAGGAGAGGGAGAAGCAGCAGCTGCAGGAGCCGAAGCGGATTTAGACGTGGCTTTAGCCTTAGCCTCAGCGACTTCCTCTTCAGTCTCGGCTAATAAACCAATCGGAGCTCCAACAGGAGCAGTTTCACCCTCTCCAACAACAATAGCAGCGAGAATTCCATCATAGAAAGTCTCCACATCCATGTCGGCCTTATCAGACTCAACGACGACGACGCTCTCGCCTTTGGATAGAACGTCCCCTTCTGATTTGACCCACGAAACGATCTTGCCCTCAGTCATGGTGGAGCTTAGGGCGGGCATGAAAATCTCGCGGATCTTGGACTGAACGACAAGGATCCTCCGGCGAGAATTAGCGGGAAATGGGGTGAGTGAACGGGAGGAGGTCCATGGTAGGGGAGAAGAGAGTgaggaagagaaggaaaatggaaTGGTGGTGGTGTTGCTGGATAGAGCAGCTCGAGAGAGGAAAGGGGACACCATTGGAGAGATGAAGAAGATCTGTTAGAGAGAATGGAGATGGAAGAGAagtataagaaaagaaaagggcgGAGAGGACGAGGCTGTTCGTTGGGGGATTTGAGCTACCTCAACTGTGTTTCCATCGCCTACATTTGGCTCACTCaaagattttcttttttctttttttcttttttttctctctttctttttcttctttgagtttattggagaatttttttttaagaaaaaacacATTTCAATTATATTAGGTTAAAAATCATGTTTAGTCCAGTAAAaatttagtctttgaactttgatttgtaatgatttaattCATAAAcgtccaattttataacaatttaatccctaaacTTTACTATAAAATTTGTAACAGTTTAATATCTATTATAGAAATTAGAGTTGAGATTTAATTAGATTTCTTatataaataaactaattagagactcaatatttttataaaatacaaagtctacatcataaaataataaaaattgacatctaattttgataattttgttTACGCTAGGGGCTAAATTGTTATGAATTGAAAAGTACgatgattaaattgttacacaCTAAAACTTAGGTATTAAATTGTTGCAAAATTCAAAGTACAGAGATTATATTGTTACAAACTAAAGTTCAATGATTAAATTGTTAATTCCATAAAAATTTAGGGTTGGTTATATTTATTCTGATAGAGCATGGTTACATAGATTCCAATCTCAACTTCACCGGTTATACTTACAAAAtaagtgtgtgtatatatatatgatataaatctAAATCTCATTTTAGACTTTGTTGATCtagacaaaataaaatttaaatatccaAACCTATATACAAGTGaaagtttttatatttattagcCACTTTTTAAATTATCTAATTTATGTCgctataattatgaaataattgTATAGAAGACCCTTTATAGGTGTTCAAACGAAAAGTAACCCCAAAATCAAGAGTGAATAAAATTTACCTTTGTTGATGTTATCATcctataaaattattttaacccttgttatttctcctttcctcttcttccttttgcatattttttattctcacttttttcttttttcattttttatgtgtttcttcttctttcttttttcttcattcttcttcttccgatTTTGGTTGATTTATATTTGTCTATATTCGTCTTTGTTTTCACTTTTGCATGCGTTCATTTTCGTCTTTTTCTACGCTCGTCTTCTTCTTCCGTTAAGAGCACAAATCGGGGAGTGTGATAGAGAACGGAAGCGAAAATTAGCGAGCGAGATCGAGAATTGGGGAGCGTGTTGCGAAGCGAGAGTGACTCGGGGAGTGCAATggggagcgagagcgagaatctGGGAGCGTGATGGAAAGAAAGAGTGAGAATCAgcgagcgagagcgagaatcgGGCAGTGAGATGTGGAGCAAAAGCGAGAATCGAGAGTGAGAATGACTTCGAGCGATAGTGTAAGCCttgtccttttttttctcttgtttatACTTAGCATTAACCTATATAAGTGAGCTTAGTATGTACCTAAATGAATAACCTGGATTATATGACCTAAGAAAGTTTGATTCTAAGTGTTGgaattaaagttgaaaattaCTTACCAAATGCAAGTTcttttagaaatatattaatACATGTTATAATTGAAGCAATTCTTCACGATTGGGCACTTGTATAGTGAACATGATTTGTTATTGGCTAAGGGTTACAAGGAAAGAAATAACCAATTTTGTAGGAAATGCAAGTTGGCCGAGAGGGGTGTTGGAgttgttttatttgaaaaataattttttggattaatttgctaaaatctaaaattaatttaacttgataattcttgtaaaaataaataacaagcCACGTAGTAGGTCAAACAAGCAGCTGGGTGGAGGACTTTGATTGGAGGAAAAAGTGTGCAGCTTCGGCCAGAAACTTAGGGTCTGAAGAATGCGATGGTTCTCCCAAAATACTCGTGCAAAAGCTTAAACCAGATTAAAGCGTATTAAGTTGGGAGTGTATTTTGGGGCTGCTTAAGTGATTTGGGATCGGAAAACTGGAGAAATTGTGAAGATAGTGTAGGTTGCccgaaaaattggaaaattcgAGTAAGGTGTAGTCCAGGAGAGATTCTGAGCTCTAGAAGACAATTTAAGAGCTGTAATTTTGAGGTTAGTTAGCTTAAAGGTTTCTTAACATATTTCATGAAGAAAGTATGTGCAAATTTTTGCTTTAAGTTGGGTTAAAAGTTGGTTAAAGTGAAACCGGTGTTTTTTCGAACAGGGTAGCAGCAGGCCAGCCACACCCCTAAGGCTGCTAGCCCCACCAGCGCGCCTTCTGCCATGCCAGTGCCCCTTAGCGTGCCTCAGCTTGCCCAACCCTGCCCACCCATGCCCACAGCCCACGCCCATGCCCATTTCTAGAGCCTAATTGCTTGTTTTAGCATTTTGGGTGTTAGTGAGTATTTTTGAATCCCAATTACGATTTTCTTAATATTTTGACcctaaaataaatacttttggattaaaatatgattttttggCCATTTTGGGTAATGTGAGGAAAATGGACTTAAGGAACACAATGTGAATGTTTAGGTGTTAAAATGAGTTCAAGTGGTCACATTGAATCACTACGAGCTATTTAGGGTTGATTTGACCTCTTGTGAGTGTCTAGTAACCTTGGGACTTTATTTCGAGCCAAATTGAGGTTGAAAAGGCTTACAACCCAAGGAGCTTGTGCCAGTGATAGTGCATGGtttactttcaaatgttttgatatagaactaattatatataataatatgcTATGATTGATGGAATGTGATGGCATGATCTATTTACTTGtctgatatttcaaaaatgtttaaatcatgatttctaAACTCTCGATGGTTTTATATGATCTTGATTTATCAAAATGTATTTGAAATAAGAGTTTACATATTTGCGATTTGTAtggtttttatgaaaacctcttGATGGTGGAATCAAGGTTGTTGAATGGTTGTGGAAATGGTTTCAAACTACTGATTCTTGTACCCGAGAGATAGTTATGTTCCTgtgctacttgaatgtgtttcagtAGCATTGCTCAGGCGATCAAGGGGTTACTGGGGTCAGATGTGGTCAGAGTATACTAGAAAGTCCAGAGGAACCTGCGCCTGTAGCGCCACTTAGGCTATCAGGGGGTACCACCggggtcagatgtggccagagtataccggggagtccagagtaacctgggcctgtggtgtgtatctatgcttag
Proteins encoded in this region:
- the LOC120081681 gene encoding dihydrolipoyllysine-residue acetyltransferase component 4 of pyruvate dehydrogenase complex, chloroplastic; this translates as MVSPFLSRAALSSNTTTIPFSFSSSLSSPLPWTSSRSLTPFPANSRRRILVVQSKIREIFMPALSSTMTEGKIVSWVKSEGDVLSKGESVVVVESDKADMDVETFYDGILAAIVVGEGETAPVGAPIGLLAETEEEVAEAKAKATSKSASAPAAAASPSPPPPSSSPAPAISQPSPPSDGPRKIVATPQAKKLAKQHKVDIGSVTGTGPFGRITPADVEAAAGIAPSKPAVSNVASPVASETALVAAAAPSKAAAAPSNLPPPVPGSTVVPFTTMQAAVSKNMVESLSVPTFRVGYPVSTDALDALYEKVKPKGVTMTALLAKAAAMALAQHPVVNASCKDGKSFTYNSNINIAVAVAINGGLITPVLQDADKLDLYLLSQKWKELVEKARSKQLQPHEYNSGTFTLSNLGMFGVDRFDAILPPGQGAIMAVGASKPTVVTDADGFFSVKSKMLVNVTADHRIVYGADLAGFLQTFAKIVENPESLTL